The proteins below come from a single Xyrauchen texanus isolate HMW12.3.18 chromosome 3, RBS_HiC_50CHRs, whole genome shotgun sequence genomic window:
- the LOC127621202 gene encoding histone H3.3A — translation MARTKQTARKSTGGKAPRKQLATKAARKSAPSTGGVKKPHRYRPGTVALREIRRYQKSTELLIRKLPFQRLVREIAQDFKTDLRFQSAAIGALQEASEAYLVGLFEDTNLCAIHAKRVTIMPKDIQLARRIRGERA, via the exons ATGGCCCGTACTAAGCAGACTGCTCGTAAATCCACAGGAGGAAAAGCTCCCCGTAAGCAGCTAGCGACCAAAGCTGCCCGCAAGAGCGCACCCTCTACTGGAGGAGTCAAGAAACCTCATCGCTACAG GCCCGGTACTGTGGCTTTGCGTGAGATACGTCGGTATCAGAAATCCACTGAGCTGCTGATCCGTAAGCTACCATTCCAGCGTCTGGTTCGTGAGATTGCCCAGGACTTCAAAACTGACCTACGCTTCCAGAGCGCTGCCATTGGTGcactgcag GAGGCCAGTGAGGCATACCTGGTCGGTCTGTTTGAAGACACTAACCTGTGTGCCATCCACGCCAAGCGTGTTACCATCATGCCCAAAGACATCCAGCTGGCACGCCGCATACGCGGAGAGCGTGCTTAG